Below is a genomic region from Atribacterota bacterium.
TGCATTTTTGATTTATTCATATATTTTTAACATTCCATCCGGATTAGAAATAGGAAACAATTTATTATCATTTTTGTCCTATATGATAAAAATACTTCCATGTGCATTCATTCTGATAGGCTTATTTGAAGTATGGGTCCCCCGAGAGAAAGTTGAGAGGCATTTAGGATATGAAGGCGGCATAAGGGGCTATATTTGGGCAATAGTCCTGGCTGGAACAATGGCTGGCGGTCTGTTGGTAGCATTGCCGGTTTCCTCTGCCCTTTATAAAAAAGGAGCAAGATTGAGTGTAATCTTTACATTTGTTGGAGCCTCTGCTATTGTCAGGATCCCCATGACTGTATTTGAAGCCTCATTTTTAGGAATAGAGTTTACAATAATTCGTTGGTTGGTGTCCATCCCCTTGATTATTATTTCTTCACTTTTTTTAGAAAGATATTTAGTAAAACAAAATTTTGATATAAGATA
It encodes:
- a CDS encoding permease, which translates into the protein MKKEQKNKTNINKYIYIFIIIIYFAFLIYSYIFNIPSGLEIGNNLLSFLSYMIKILPCAFILIGLFEVWVPREKVERHLGYEGGIRGYIWAIVLAGTMAGGLLVALPVSSALYKKGARLSVIFTFVGASAIVRIPMTVFEASFLGIEFTIIRWLVSIPLIIISSLFLERYLVKQNFDIR